Proteins from a single region of Electrophorus electricus isolate fEleEle1 chromosome 5, fEleEle1.pri, whole genome shotgun sequence:
- the LOC113568572 gene encoding NACHT, LRR and PYD domains-containing protein 3-like codes for MDNISKLLLDILEELKIEDLKKFQWHLSNSVEDDKRIPKSHLENTDRLDTVDKMVQKYGPDGAVEITLDILKKMNHNQLAETLRIKHSENKAGGDKCKESTAKSPADGGKSDFSRRMKMKYKQKFGNLCEEAPIECDRVPIKDTYTEVYMIKGCTGGVNTKHEVRQVEEFYPKTEETPVTLSDLFKVQSIENKQGTKVLTLGIAGVGKTVSVHKFILDWAEEKCNQDIDFIMYFPFRELNLIKDEKYSLSKLLLYCHQELHSGDEKEILNEKHQLLFILDGLDESRIPLDLHQKKVSNVNEKTTLDKLITNLINGELLPSALLWITSRPAAVSKINDQYFNLVTEIHGFNNPQKEEYFRKRIRDEDQASRIISHIKTARSLHILCHIPVVCRISATVFQKMLKEDVDMKNAPTTLTEMYLHFLLFFTDQKTKKYNTKQSTKNAVSSETKREVLDIVKLGKLAFLQLQKGQLLFYEKDLEECGIDVCEALVYSGICTQIFKQEGKIYSFVHLSFQEFLAAVFVFLTFRDEGNPLLKTPMEKMKWKLKHRLCDLLETAVDKATMSENGHLDLFLRFLLGLSLESNQRLLRSLHPELDIREESLEQTVNYIKKTIKRTKSFEETINLFHCLSELKDNSLISEIQIFLNSGDLSTQTLSSAQSSALVFVLLMSEDIQEKFELKKFRSSDKGLKELLPVLKNTRQALLSGCGLTEESCKSLTSILQTENSLRELEMNNNDLQNSGVEQLCAGLKSSHCKLEILR; via the exons ATGGACAACATTTCAAAATTACTGCTGGACATTCTAGAAGAGCTGAAGATAGAGGACCTGAAGAAGTTCCAGTGGCATCTGTCCAACAGTGTAGAAGATGACAAACGCATCCCAAAGTCTCATCTGGAGAATACAGACAGACTTGACACTGTGGACAAGATGGTGCAGAAATATGGCCCAGATGGAGCTGTGGAGATCACACTGGACATCCTGAAGAAGATGAACCACAACCAACTGGCTGAGACCCTGAGaatcaaacacagtgaaaataaagcag GTGGAGACAAATGTAAAGAGTCGACTGCTAAGAGTCCAGCAG ATGGAGGAAAAAGTGATTTCAGCaggagaatgaaaatgaaatataagcAAAAATTTGGGAACTTGTGTGAGGAGGCTCCAATAGAATGTGATCGTGTGCCTATAAAAGACACTTACACTGAAGTTTACATGATCAAAGGATGCACAGGAGGCGTGAACACAAAACACGAAGTGAGACAGGTAGAGGAATTTTACcccaaaacagaagaaacaccAGTCACACTCAGTGACCTCTTCAAAGTGCAGTCTATTGAAAACAAGCAAGGTACTAAAGTCCTGACATTGGGAATAGCTGGAGTGGGAAAAACAGTCTCTGTGCACAAGTTCATTCTTGACTGGGCTGAAGAGAAGTGCAACCAGGACATAGATTTCATTATGTACTTCCCATTTCGAGAGCTGAACTTGATAAAGGATGAAAAGTACAGCCTCTCAAAACTACTTCTTTACTGCCATCAAGAACTCCATTCTGGAGATGAAAAGGAGATATTAAATGAAAAGCATCAGCTGCTTTTCATACTGGATGGACTGGATGAAAGTAGAATTCCTCTAGATCTTCATCAGAAGAAGGTATCTAATGTGAATGAAAAGACTACTCTTGATAAACTAATAACAAACCTCATAAATGGAGaactgcttccttctgctctcctctggatcACTTCACGACCTGCAGCAGTCAGTAAGATAAATGACCAATACTTTAACCTTGTTACAGAAATCCATGGATTCAATAACccacagaaggaggagtacttcaggaagagaatcagagATGAAGATCAAGCCAGCAGAATTATATCACACATTAAGACTGCAAGAAGCCTTCATATCTTGTGTCACATACCTGTTGTCTGCAGGATCTCAGCCACCGTGTTTCAGAAAATGTTGAAGGAAGATGTGGACATGAAAAATGCTCCAACAACTCTGACAGAAATGTACCTacatttcctgctgtttttcaCAGATCAAAAGACtaagaaatacaacacaaagcaaagcactaaaaatgcagtttcatctgagacaaaaagagaggTGCTGGATATTGTGAAGCTTGGAAAGTTAGCCTTTCTTCAGCTGCAAAAAGGACAACTTTTGTTCTATGAGAAAGATCTGGAAGAATGTGGTATTGATGTCTGTGAGGCTTTAGTGTACTCTGGAATTTGTACACAAATTTTTAAACAGGAAGGGAAGATCTACAGCTTTGTGCATTTAAGCTTCCAGGAGTTTcttgctgctgtatttgtgttcctAACATTCAGGGATGAAGGCAACCCACTCCTTAAAACCccaatggagaaaatgaaatggaagttaaaacacagactgtgtgatcTGCTTGAGACAGCAGTAGATAAGGCCACAATGAGTgaaaatggacacctggaccttttccttcGTTTCCTCCTcggtctctcactggagtccaatcagaggCTCCTGAGGAGTTTACACCCAGAACTGGACATCAGAGAAGAGAGCTTAGAGCAGACTGTGAACTACATCAAGAAAACCATCAAGAGAACAAAATCCTTTGAAGAGACTATCAATCTATTCCACTGCTTGAGTGAACTGAAAGACAACTCTCTGATAAGTGAAATACAGATCTTCCTGAACTCAGGGGACCTctcaacacagacactctcatctGCACAGTcttcagctctggtgtttgtgctgctgatgtCAGAGGATATTCAAGAGAAATTTGAGCTGAAGAAATTTAGGTCATCAGATAAAGGACTGAAGGAATTACTTCCAGTGTTGAAAAATACCAGGCAAGCTCT actatctggctgtggtctcactgaagagtcttgcaaatcccTCACATCaattctacaaacagaaaactcactgagagagctggagatgaataataatgacctgcagaattcaggagtggagcagctctgtgctggactgaagagttcacactgtaaactggagattctcaggtga
- the LOC113568573 gene encoding stonustoxin subunit beta-like, whose translation MVQHLILCVDACELTLDPNTAHTLLSLSEGNRKVTRVGWEQSYPDHPARFDYLYQVLCRESLTGRCYWEVEWSEDAAIAVTYKGISRKGVTDDCVFGFNVKSWSLYCYDNSYTVWHNKKRTDISAPPSSSNRVGVYLDWPAGTLSFYSVSSHTLTHLHTFHPTFTESLYAGFRLWWSHSSVQMLYTV comes from the coding sequence atggtgcagcaTTTAATCTTGTGTGTAGATGCGTGTGAGCTCACACTGGAccccaacacagcacacacacttctctctctgtctgaggggaacagaaaggtgacacGTGTGGGGTGGGAGCAGTCATATCCTGATCATCCAGCGAGATTTGATTACTTGTATCAGGTTCTctgtagagagagtctgactggacgctgttactgggaggtggAGTGGAGTGAAGATGCTGCTATAgcagtgacatataaaggaatcagcaggaaaggagtcacagatgactgtgtgtttggattcaatgtaaagtcctggagtctgtACTGCTATGACAACAGTTACACTGTCTGGCACAATAAGAAGAGAACTGACATCTCTGCTcccccctccagctccaacagagtaggagtgtatctggactggcctgctggcactctgtccttctacagtgtctcctctcacacactcacacacttacacacattccacCCCACATTCACTGAGtccctctatgcagggtttaGACTTTGGTGGTCTcactcctca